In Mytilus edulis chromosome 13, xbMytEdul2.2, whole genome shotgun sequence, a single window of DNA contains:
- the LOC139500984 gene encoding E3 ubiquitin-protein ligase TRIM71-like — protein sequence MASRTHVPCGPCRYDDLTKDAKRWCTNCEEGLCDDCEKVHRKSKISRNHKVISLEDYRKIENIPISQVCDNHGKTFEWFCKTHDEVLCMVCVPLKHKGCSGVVSISVASTNARHSAALSDLEEAIEGTLLNVKQCITSRESATNEIENQELAIKTTILETRTELNNHLDKMQENFLFELRATSLTCKSKYTKFLQNLESKREMLTKLREQTQHMKQFSSDIQVFLGTRQVNQQVISGVKCIKSEIVATKDYDIKVTIHSLIEKLSNEVEEFGQIKVSESAVKIDFKETKIDHAQIGTNISTIRSIANVKLHKIKTFQINRMNEIFITGCAILPNSHLLVANKTMEKHLIEFSDTGEYIRDIPVSGRPFDITVIDSNRIAVANRSGTFIEIMNTKTLNVEKKIELQNRCYGISIDDGRLYVASGDSTIQVLDLSGSQLETLKMSSSMSSIVYITTSRDRIFYTDPHHNSVHCCKLKGEEIWQFKKDSILYPSGIAVDPYNNVYVVGYYSHNLTIIQPNGKDSRTLLTERDGLVWPTSVYYDKEKSTLLICNLNSMVTLYKII from the coding sequence ATGGCCTCAAGAACACATGTACCCTGTGGTCCATGCAGGTATGATGACCTCACAAAGGACGCGAAAAGATGGTGTACAAATTGTGAAGAAGGATTATGTGACGATTGCGAAAAAGTTCACAGAAAAAGCAAAATATCAAGAAACCATAAAGTGATTTCATTAGAAGATTATCGCAAGATTGAAAATATTCCAATCTCGCAGGTATGTGATAATCACGGAAAGACCTTTGAGTGGTTCTGTAAAACTCACGACGAAGTTCTTTGTATGGTTTGTGTTCCATTAAAACATAAGGGATGTTCGGGCGTTGTATCAATTAGTGTTGCCTCAACAAATGCAAGACATTCAGCTGCATTATCTGACCTGGAAGAGGCGATTGAGGGAACTCTACTCAACGTTAAACAATGCATAACGAGCCGCGAATCAGCTACAAACGAAATCGAAAATCAAGAATTGGCGATTAAAACCACAATACTTGAAACAAGAACAGAGTTAAATAACCACCTCGATAAAATGCAGgagaattttttatttgaactCAGAGCAACATCTCTTACTTGTAAATCTAAATATACGAAATTCCTTCAAAATCTAGAATCCAAAAGGGAAATGCTTACCAAACTAAGGGAACAAACACAACACATGAAGCAATTTTCTTCTGACATACAAGTGTTTCTGGGAACGCGCCAGGTTAATCAGCAGGTTATAAGCGGGGTGAAATGTATCAAGAGTGAAATTGTTGCTACCAAAGATTATGATATAAAAGTAACTATTCATAGCTTGATCGAAAAATTATCGAACGAAGTTGAGGAATTTGGACAAATAAAAGTCTCAGAAAGCGCCGTCAAGATAGATTTCAAAGAAACAAAAATCGACCATGCTCAAATTGGGACCAACATTTCGACAATAAGAAGCATAGCCAACGTTAAACTTCATAAAATTAAAACCTTTCAAATTAAtagaatgaatgaaatatttattacAGGCTGTGCAATTTTGCCAAATAGTCATTTATTAGTTGCAAATAAAACAATGGAAAAACATCTTATAGAGTTCAGCGATACAGGAGAATATATCCGTGATATTCCAGTCTCTGGGAGGCCGTTTGATATCACAGTGATAGACTCTAATCGAATTGCTGTGGCAAACAGGAGTGGGACATTCATAGAAATAATGAACACCAAAACTTTAAATgttgaaaagaaaattgaattaCAAAATCGTTGTTATGGAATATCAATAGACGACGGAAGACTTTATGTGGCAAGCGGAGACTCTACAATACAAGTCCTGGATCTATCAGGAAGTCAGCTGGAAACATTGAAAATGTCATCTAGCATGTCTTCTATTGTATATATCACAACCAGCAGAGACCGGATTTTTTACACAGATCCTCACCACAACAGTGTACATTGTTGTAAACTGAAAGGAGAAGAGATATGGCAGTTCAAAAAAGATTCCATATTATATCCTTCTGGTATAGCAGTAGACCCTTACAATAATGTTTACGTTGTTGGTTATTACTCCCATAATCTTACAATAATACAACCTAATGGGAAAGACAGTAGAACATTGCTAACTGAAAGGGATGGACTTGTTTGGCCAACTTCTGTGTACTATGACAAAGAGAAAAGTACCTTACTTATATGTAATCTGAACAGTATGGTGACCTTGTACAAAATCATTTAA